Proteins encoded together in one Chitinophaga lutea window:
- a CDS encoding amidohydrolase family protein, translated as MKKLCMAILMALPAWPLAAQKIKADLLVHSATIIDVRSGQLITGKAFAIRNDSILAVFDAGQRNRYDAATVIDAKGKYAVPGLWDAHIHFGGGDSLAHENKNLLPLFLAHGITAVRDCAADISHFVLQWRDSINNGTLQGPTIFTSGPKLEGYKSVWKGDIEIGTTAELHHALDSLRQLNVDFIKITDNTLQPALYLESIREARKRGYVISGHVPYAIPMKQIVDAGIGSIEHITYLLKAGSSEEENISAQVAAGQLKGRDLSQRITDTYNRESALKMYRYMAQHGTAVTPTLSLGHLLAYFDEHDPRKDAYLQYIGKGLQKTYEGRVNNILKHDAAAIAARKAAFIKSASVLPVLQEAGVKILAGTDAGYLNSYTYPGLGLHTELALMVQYGLTPLQALQASVINAPEFLGKKSYGSIAAGKKADILLLNANPLKDITNTQKIDAVITKGIFLNRRQLDGLLATTAEKTAKGI; from the coding sequence ATGAAGAAACTCTGCATGGCCATCCTCATGGCATTGCCTGCGTGGCCCCTGGCCGCGCAAAAAATCAAAGCCGACCTGCTGGTGCATTCCGCTACCATCATCGATGTGCGCAGCGGACAGCTGATCACCGGCAAAGCTTTTGCCATCCGCAACGATTCCATACTGGCCGTATTCGATGCCGGCCAGCGCAACCGCTACGACGCTGCAACCGTCATCGACGCAAAAGGCAAATATGCCGTGCCCGGTCTTTGGGACGCACACATTCATTTCGGCGGCGGCGACTCACTCGCCCATGAAAACAAAAACCTGCTCCCGCTTTTCCTTGCCCACGGCATCACCGCGGTGCGCGATTGCGCGGCAGATATCAGCCACTTCGTATTGCAGTGGCGCGACTCCATCAACAACGGCACCCTGCAGGGCCCCACGATCTTTACGTCAGGCCCCAAACTCGAAGGTTATAAATCCGTCTGGAAAGGCGACATCGAAATAGGCACCACCGCAGAGCTTCACCACGCCCTCGATTCACTCCGGCAGTTGAACGTCGACTTTATCAAAATCACCGACAACACGCTGCAACCAGCCCTGTATCTCGAAAGCATCCGCGAAGCGAGGAAACGCGGGTATGTGATTTCCGGCCACGTGCCCTACGCCATCCCGATGAAACAGATCGTGGACGCGGGCATCGGCTCCATCGAACACATTACCTACCTGCTGAAGGCCGGGTCTTCAGAAGAAGAAAATATCTCCGCACAAGTAGCGGCCGGCCAGCTGAAAGGCCGCGACCTGAGCCAGCGGATAACAGATACCTATAACCGCGAAAGCGCGTTGAAAATGTACCGCTACATGGCGCAGCACGGCACCGCCGTAACGCCAACCCTCAGCCTGGGCCACCTCCTTGCATACTTCGACGAACACGATCCGCGCAAAGATGCATACCTGCAGTACATCGGCAAAGGCCTGCAAAAAACATACGAAGGCCGCGTGAACAACATACTGAAACACGATGCCGCAGCCATTGCCGCACGCAAAGCTGCATTCATCAAATCCGCTTCCGTATTGCCCGTATTGCAGGAAGCCGGCGTAAAGATTCTCGCCGGCACCGATGCAGGATATCTCAACTCATACACCTATCCCGGCCTCGGCCTGCATACGGAACTGGCGCTGATGGTGCAGTATGGCCTCACGCCGTTACAGGCGTTACAGGCTTCAGTGATCAACGCACCGGAATTCCTCGGTAAAAAGTCCTACGGCAGCATCGCCGCCGGCAAAAAAGCCGACATCCTGCTGCTGAACGCCAACCCGCTGAAAGACATTACCAATACACAAAAGATCGACGCGGTCATCACGAAAGGAATTTTCCTGAACCGCCGTCAACTGGATGGCCTGTTGGCAACAACCGCGGAGAAAACCGCAAAGGGCATCTAA
- a CDS encoding phytanoyl-CoA dioxygenase family protein, protein MKKAAHAAFRFEGTITPAQQQYFNKHGIIQFRNFVDKATVARFIRETEQVQDQLLRYDIRKVNGIPLKFGHDDEGRPFIQRIAFASQYSTVLSNFLKDKRLDALKTLLQPYDGRISENEKDGLVVNHYLNTASSEFKQLGWHTDSPRDLFLGSRIMPMLNVGLHLDDCPYAHGGLRVLPGTHHQGLFRLLFRKKYFIDHQPDKKEVGFDIEAGDLTIHDGRLWHRVQQSPFTGEKSRRRVMYIPVITGAYQPKHAGSPTPFYHRLAQLKLRPATAKNTPVPELHVR, encoded by the coding sequence ATGAAAAAGGCAGCACACGCCGCGTTCCGGTTTGAAGGAACCATTACCCCTGCACAGCAGCAATACTTCAACAAGCACGGGATTATTCAGTTCAGGAACTTTGTAGACAAGGCCACCGTAGCACGTTTCATCCGGGAAACGGAACAAGTGCAGGACCAGCTCCTGCGCTACGACATCCGGAAAGTAAACGGCATTCCCCTCAAATTCGGCCACGACGATGAGGGCCGGCCTTTCATCCAGCGTATTGCTTTTGCTTCGCAGTACAGCACCGTGCTCAGTAATTTCCTCAAAGACAAACGGCTCGACGCGCTGAAAACACTGCTGCAGCCATACGATGGGCGCATCAGTGAAAACGAAAAGGACGGGCTGGTGGTGAACCATTATCTCAACACTGCCAGCAGCGAGTTCAAACAGCTCGGCTGGCATACCGACAGTCCGCGTGACCTTTTCCTTGGCAGCCGCATCATGCCGATGCTCAACGTGGGTTTGCACCTCGACGACTGCCCCTATGCACATGGCGGCCTGCGGGTGCTCCCGGGCACACACCACCAGGGGCTGTTCCGTCTCTTATTCAGAAAGAAGTATTTCATCGATCATCAACCAGATAAAAAGGAAGTGGGTTTCGATATTGAAGCCGGCGACCTCACGATCCACGACGGGCGGTTATGGCATCGTGTACAACAGTCGCCGTTCACAGGAGAAAAAAGCCGGCGTCGGGTAATGTACATCCCCGTGATCACGGGGGCGTACCAGCCCAAGCACGCCGGCAGCCCCACTCCTTTCTACCACCGCCTCGCCCAGTTGAAACTGCGCCCGGCGACAGCAAAAAACACACCGGTACCGGAACTGCACGTACGGTAG
- a CDS encoding SDR family NAD(P)-dependent oxidoreductase: MSYALVTGAAKGIGRAIAAELAAKKYSLLLADIDGPGVREVAGTLSKQYGIDAQYLQTDLSQPGAADQLKLWTGGYHQLLNVVVNNAGYGLNGRFEELSLSSQLNIIDLNIKTQVAVSHAFIPILRSFPQSYLLNVGSTTAFQSVPYLNVYAATKAFVLSFTRSLRHELRQSPISVSCLIPGSTDTDFVNRAGMGAGTLRIASRFNMTPESVGKTAVQGLFAGKAEIIPGFTNRLNAFLPKFFPKAFVEKIAAGIYRPRPEEPLLKPVTGHV, from the coding sequence ATGTCATACGCACTCGTCACCGGCGCTGCCAAAGGAATCGGCAGGGCCATCGCGGCGGAGCTCGCCGCAAAAAAATATTCCCTGCTACTCGCCGATATCGACGGGCCGGGGGTACGGGAAGTAGCCGGAACGCTCAGCAAACAATACGGCATCGACGCACAATACCTGCAAACGGACCTGTCGCAGCCCGGTGCGGCCGATCAGCTGAAACTATGGACGGGCGGGTATCACCAGCTGCTGAACGTAGTGGTGAACAACGCGGGATACGGATTGAACGGAAGGTTCGAAGAACTGTCGCTTTCCTCGCAGCTCAACATCATCGACCTGAACATTAAGACGCAGGTGGCCGTATCGCACGCCTTCATTCCCATCCTGCGCAGCTTCCCGCAGTCGTACCTGCTCAATGTAGGCAGCACCACCGCTTTCCAGTCAGTGCCCTACCTCAACGTATACGCCGCCACCAAGGCGTTCGTACTGTCGTTCACACGCAGCCTCCGCCACGAGCTCAGGCAGTCCCCCATTTCCGTGAGCTGCCTCATTCCGGGCAGTACCGACACGGATTTTGTGAACCGTGCGGGCATGGGCGCCGGTACGCTCAGAATCGCCAGCCGTTTCAACATGACGCCGGAAAGTGTGGGTAAAACCGCCGTGCAGGGGCTCTTTGCCGGTAAAGCCGAAATCATCCCCGGTTTTACCAACCGGCTCAACGCCTTCTTGCCGAAGTTTTTCCCGAAAGCATTCGTGGAAAAAATCGCAGCCGGTATTTACCGCCCCAGGCCGGAAGAACCGCTGCTCAAACCGGTTACCGGACATGTATAA
- a CDS encoding GlxA family transcriptional regulator, with translation MKKVTVLLSRKYRHISIAAILDVFQTVNSFYKDNTGEAFFELTLVSLDPHLSDQLLYDQYRPVPIQQAGQADLVLVPAFQPGDTESHLQDNHPFFPWLQQQFRGGAEVASFCTGVFMLAASGLLRNKNATTHVTAAGELARKFPDINVLSKAVVTDDGGVYTSGGATSTFHLLLHILEKYCGRRVAIYVAKLFAIDMDREQQSYFAVWSPSHRHQDELVSEAQLRMENRFKDRVTVEEVIRDLPVSRRNFIRRFKLATGITPIEYLQRIRIEAAKKLLEQKQENITGVMMHAGYEDAKAFRQVFRKIVGLSPKEYRAKYAG, from the coding sequence ATGAAAAAAGTAACCGTTTTACTAAGCCGAAAGTACCGTCACATCAGCATTGCGGCCATCCTGGACGTATTTCAGACGGTCAATTCCTTTTATAAAGACAATACCGGCGAGGCTTTTTTCGAGCTCACCCTGGTGAGCCTCGATCCGCACCTGTCTGACCAGCTGTTGTACGATCAGTACCGGCCGGTGCCCATCCAGCAGGCCGGCCAGGCTGATCTGGTGCTGGTGCCAGCTTTCCAGCCCGGAGATACGGAGTCGCATCTGCAGGACAATCACCCCTTCTTTCCCTGGCTGCAACAGCAGTTCCGGGGCGGGGCGGAGGTAGCCAGTTTTTGCACCGGGGTGTTCATGCTGGCCGCCAGCGGCCTGTTGCGGAATAAAAATGCCACTACCCATGTAACGGCGGCCGGGGAACTGGCGAGAAAGTTTCCAGATATCAATGTATTGTCCAAAGCCGTCGTAACAGACGATGGCGGTGTGTACACCAGCGGAGGCGCCACTTCCACTTTTCACCTGCTGCTCCACATCCTTGAAAAATATTGCGGACGGCGTGTGGCCATCTACGTAGCCAAGCTCTTCGCCATCGATATGGACCGGGAGCAGCAATCATATTTCGCGGTATGGTCGCCCTCCCACCGCCACCAGGACGAACTGGTGTCTGAAGCGCAGCTCCGCATGGAAAACCGCTTCAAAGACCGCGTGACGGTGGAAGAAGTAATCCGGGACCTGCCCGTAAGCCGCCGGAATTTTATACGCCGCTTCAAGCTGGCCACCGGCATCACACCCATCGAATATCTCCAGCGCATCCGCATAGAAGCCGCCAAAAAACTGCTGGAACAAAAGCAGGAAAACATCACCGGCGTGATGATGCATGCAGGTTATGAAGATGCAAAAGCCTTCCGCCAGGTGTTCAGAAAAATAGTGGGCCTCTCTCCGAAGGAATACAGGGCCAAGTATGCGGGATAA
- a CDS encoding 3-hydroxyacyl-CoA dehydrogenase family protein — protein MQKVAVIGAGTMGNGIAHVFAQHGFSVHLVDVSQPALDKALATITKNLDRQIAKEIITAENKQQTLANLQTFTSLASGVQGVHLVVEAATENVDLKLKIFRELDEHTGPDTVLATNTSSISITKIAAVTRKPGKVIGMHFMNPVPVMKLVEIINGYATEKAITEQITELSLQLGKVPCVVNDYPGFIANRILMPMINEAIYSLYEGVAGVHEIDTVMKLGMAHPMGPLQLADFIGLDVCLSILHVLYNGFGNQKYAPCPLLVNMVTAGHLGVKSGAGFYNYAAGGKELVVSEQFR, from the coding sequence ATGCAGAAAGTAGCTGTGATCGGCGCCGGAACAATGGGCAACGGTATCGCGCACGTATTTGCCCAACACGGTTTTTCGGTTCACCTCGTTGATGTGTCGCAGCCCGCGCTCGACAAAGCCCTGGCGACCATCACCAAAAACCTCGACCGGCAGATCGCAAAAGAAATCATCACCGCAGAAAACAAACAGCAAACCCTCGCTAACCTGCAAACTTTTACCAGCCTTGCTTCCGGCGTACAGGGCGTGCACCTGGTGGTGGAAGCGGCCACGGAAAACGTGGACCTCAAACTGAAAATATTCCGCGAACTGGATGAACATACCGGCCCCGACACGGTGCTGGCCACCAATACCTCTTCCATCTCCATTACGAAAATCGCCGCCGTAACCCGCAAACCGGGCAAGGTGATCGGCATGCACTTCATGAATCCCGTACCGGTGATGAAACTGGTGGAGATCATCAACGGCTATGCTACCGAAAAAGCAATCACGGAGCAGATCACGGAACTGTCGCTGCAACTGGGGAAAGTGCCCTGTGTGGTGAACGATTACCCCGGGTTCATCGCCAACCGCATTCTGATGCCGATGATCAATGAGGCGATTTATTCGCTGTATGAAGGTGTGGCCGGCGTGCATGAAATAGACACCGTGATGAAGCTGGGCATGGCGCATCCCATGGGCCCCCTGCAGCTGGCGGATTTCATCGGTCTCGATGTTTGCCTGTCGATCCTGCACGTGCTGTACAACGGTTTCGGCAACCAGAAATACGCGCCCTGCCCGTTGCTGGTGAATATGGTAACGGCCGGCCACCTCGGTGTGAAAAGCGGGGCGGGTTTTTATAACTATGCGGCCGGTGGTAAAGAGCTGGTGGTGAGTGAGCAATTCCGTTAA
- a CDS encoding carboxypeptidase-like regulatory domain-containing protein, translating into MHKKLIILFSLLFLPFLLKAQLKGFRDSIIQISGITMTADSLRAIPAVSILVKGQNRGTISNSQGVFSIVAFKGDTLMFSAVGFRRKNYKIPADLVGNSYSMIQLMTEDTVYLAETIIKPFPSRREFEKLFVSMDIPNDMYEVARKNNESAKLRALAKSMPIDAGGAYNVFMQKQQQSLYYAGQTPPQNIFNPLAWAQFIESWKRGDFKRKD; encoded by the coding sequence ATGCACAAAAAACTGATCATACTTTTTTCCCTGCTGTTCCTGCCGTTTTTGTTAAAAGCACAGCTCAAAGGATTCAGAGACAGCATTATACAGATTTCCGGTATTACCATGACGGCGGACAGCCTGCGTGCCATACCGGCGGTGAGCATCCTCGTGAAGGGGCAAAACCGCGGTACGATCTCAAACAGCCAGGGGGTATTTTCCATCGTCGCATTTAAGGGAGATACGCTGATGTTCAGCGCGGTAGGTTTCCGCCGCAAAAACTATAAAATCCCCGCGGACCTGGTCGGGAACAGTTATTCCATGATCCAGCTGATGACGGAAGACACGGTGTACCTGGCCGAAACCATCATCAAACCTTTCCCCTCCCGCCGCGAATTTGAAAAACTGTTCGTGAGCATGGACATCCCGAACGACATGTACGAGGTGGCCCGTAAAAACAACGAATCCGCCAAACTCCGGGCCCTTGCCAAGTCGATGCCCATCGACGCCGGCGGCGCCTATAATGTATTCATGCAGAAACAGCAGCAGTCCCTGTATTACGCGGGGCAAACACCTCCACAAAACATTTTCAACCCGCTTGCCTGGGCGCAGTTCATTGAATCGTGGAAGCGGGGCGATTTTAAACGGAAAGATTAA
- a CDS encoding Mrp/NBP35 family ATP-binding protein, whose protein sequence is MITKEKVLEALSNVEEPDLGKDLVTLNMVKDIEIDGNKVKFTVVLTTPACPLKEMIKNACVNAIVHLVSKDAEVEVKMTANVSSNRKDGKALLPNVKNIIMVASGKGGVGKSTVAANLALALGRDGAKVGLMDADIYGPSVPIMFGVRGERPMMVNVEGKGMIAPMEKYGIKFMSIGLLVDEKQAIVWRGPMASSALKQFVSDVYWDELDYLIIDMPPGTGDIHLTLVQTVPVTGAIIVTTPQDVALADAKKGIGMFSSPQIRVPIIGLVENMAYFTPAELPNNKYYIFGKEGGKRLAEELEIPFLGQIPLVQSIREGGDDGVPAVAGNDAISRQAFADFAGAAARSIAMRNANLEPTSVVEITV, encoded by the coding sequence ATGATCACAAAAGAGAAGGTACTTGAGGCCCTGTCAAATGTGGAAGAACCCGATCTGGGCAAGGATCTGGTGACACTGAACATGGTGAAGGACATTGAGATCGATGGTAATAAAGTTAAGTTCACGGTAGTACTGACCACTCCCGCCTGCCCGCTGAAAGAGATGATCAAAAACGCCTGTGTAAATGCGATTGTGCACCTGGTGAGCAAGGACGCGGAAGTGGAGGTAAAAATGACCGCCAACGTAAGTTCGAACCGTAAAGACGGGAAGGCGCTGCTGCCCAACGTTAAAAATATCATCATGGTCGCCTCCGGCAAAGGCGGGGTGGGTAAATCCACGGTGGCTGCCAACCTGGCACTGGCATTGGGCCGGGATGGCGCGAAGGTAGGCCTGATGGACGCCGACATTTACGGCCCATCCGTTCCCATTATGTTCGGCGTTCGCGGCGAACGCCCGATGATGGTGAATGTGGAAGGTAAGGGCATGATCGCTCCCATGGAAAAATACGGCATCAAATTTATGTCGATCGGCCTGCTGGTAGACGAAAAACAGGCCATCGTATGGCGCGGGCCCATGGCCAGCAGCGCGCTGAAACAGTTTGTGTCCGACGTGTACTGGGATGAACTGGATTACCTGATCATCGACATGCCCCCCGGCACCGGCGATATTCACCTCACCCTGGTGCAGACCGTACCGGTAACCGGCGCCATTATCGTGACCACTCCGCAGGACGTGGCCCTCGCCGACGCCAAAAAAGGCATCGGCATGTTCAGCAGCCCGCAAATCCGCGTGCCGATCATCGGCCTGGTGGAAAACATGGCTTATTTCACGCCGGCAGAGCTGCCCAACAACAAATATTACATCTTCGGGAAAGAAGGCGGCAAACGCCTCGCCGAAGAACTGGAAATCCCCTTCCTGGGCCAGATACCGCTGGTGCAGAGCATCCGCGAAGGCGGCGACGACGGCGTACCCGCGGTTGCCGGCAACGATGCCATCAGCAGGCAGGCCTTCGCCGATTTTGCCGGCGCCGCCGCCCGCAGCATCGCCATGCGGAACGCCAACCTGGAACCGACCAGCGTAGTGGAAATCACCGTATAA
- a CDS encoding FMN-binding negative transcriptional regulator, with the protein MYAPKYNQEKDWDTVAAFIRQNSFGLLVSIDDGLPTGTHLPIELAEKKPGEFVLRGHIANANPQSKTFTTGQTFMAVFMDPHSYISSSWYAKEKIPTWNYIAVHIYGTLRIQTAGELVESLSHLMERYEAGSAQPVKMSDISEKELHNNLKAITGFELSIDRVDTRFKLSQNRNDHDYFSVVDHLKESGDDHSMRIAMEMEKRRERK; encoded by the coding sequence ATGTACGCCCCCAAGTATAACCAGGAAAAAGACTGGGACACCGTGGCCGCTTTTATCCGCCAGAACAGCTTCGGCCTGCTCGTCAGCATCGACGACGGCCTGCCCACCGGCACGCATCTGCCCATTGAACTGGCGGAAAAAAAGCCGGGGGAATTTGTGCTCCGCGGGCACATTGCCAACGCCAACCCGCAGTCGAAAACATTCACCACCGGGCAGACCTTTATGGCCGTGTTCATGGATCCCCACAGCTACATTTCTTCATCGTGGTACGCGAAGGAAAAAATTCCCACCTGGAACTATATCGCCGTGCACATTTACGGCACACTGCGCATCCAGACGGCGGGCGAACTGGTGGAGTCCCTCTCCCACCTGATGGAACGCTACGAGGCAGGCTCCGCGCAGCCCGTGAAGATGAGCGATATCAGTGAAAAGGAACTGCACAATAATCTGAAAGCCATTACCGGCTTCGAGCTGAGCATCGACCGGGTAGACACCCGTTTCAAACTCAGCCAGAACCGCAACGACCATGATTATTTCAGCGTGGTAGACCATCTGAAGGAATCCGGCGACGACCATTCCATGCGCATTGCCATGGAAATGGAGAAGCGGCGGGAAAGGAAGTAG
- a CDS encoding Gfo/Idh/MocA family protein, with protein sequence MTDTNKNRREFLKLSMMGGAGIALSAMGMPASSYARILGANDRVNVGVVGFSDRFRQALMPSFLKYHKELNFDIVAVSDIWNRRREEGKAMLSEKLGHSVQACVNNDELYRIKDLDAVMIATADFQHAFHTIEAVKNKKDVYCEKPFAETMEDARNALKAVKASNRVFQVGTQRRSGPSYHAAAKFIQDGKFGPITMVEMTWNVNQPGRWRRPDLTKSIKESDVDWNRFLCSRPKDSWDPRKYLEYRLFWPYSSGIFGQWMTHQIDTVHWFSGLKHPRSAVANGGIYQWKDGRSNPDTLTAVFDYGPQNDPSTGFQVVYSSRFHNSAGGTKELYYSNGGMIDMSTNKISPTGGLREREAKEMGMKANLLPEMDLSAAAAAVETSANTGGDDTTLAHVHNWMQCVRKQDIKTNAPIEAAYSHSIALIMGTAAYRTGLKATFDEAKQDVIVGGKVFTL encoded by the coding sequence ATGACTGACACCAATAAGAACCGCCGGGAATTCCTGAAACTGTCCATGATGGGTGGCGCCGGTATCGCGCTGAGCGCCATGGGCATGCCCGCCAGCAGCTACGCCCGCATCCTGGGTGCCAACGACCGCGTGAATGTGGGCGTGGTGGGGTTTTCAGACCGTTTCCGCCAGGCGCTGATGCCGAGCTTCCTGAAGTATCACAAAGAACTGAACTTTGATATCGTGGCCGTTTCCGACATCTGGAACCGCCGCCGGGAAGAAGGAAAGGCCATGTTGTCGGAAAAACTGGGCCATTCCGTACAGGCCTGTGTGAACAATGATGAGCTGTACCGAATAAAAGACCTCGATGCCGTGATGATCGCCACGGCCGACTTCCAGCATGCCTTTCACACCATCGAGGCGGTGAAAAACAAAAAAGACGTGTACTGCGAAAAACCTTTCGCGGAAACGATGGAAGACGCCCGCAACGCCCTCAAGGCGGTAAAGGCCTCCAACCGGGTGTTCCAGGTAGGTACGCAGCGCCGTAGCGGCCCCTCCTACCACGCGGCCGCCAAATTCATCCAGGATGGAAAGTTCGGCCCCATCACCATGGTGGAAATGACCTGGAACGTGAACCAGCCGGGCCGCTGGCGCCGCCCCGACCTGACGAAAAGCATCAAGGAGTCGGACGTGGACTGGAACCGTTTCCTCTGCAGCCGCCCGAAAGACAGCTGGGATCCGCGCAAGTATCTCGAATACCGTCTTTTCTGGCCGTATTCCTCCGGCATTTTCGGCCAGTGGATGACGCACCAGATCGACACCGTACACTGGTTCAGCGGCCTCAAACACCCGCGCAGCGCGGTGGCCAACGGGGGCATCTACCAGTGGAAAGACGGGCGCAGCAATCCTGATACGCTCACCGCCGTGTTCGACTACGGTCCGCAGAACGACCCGTCAACAGGCTTCCAGGTGGTATACAGCTCCCGCTTCCACAACTCCGCGGGCGGCACCAAAGAACTGTATTATTCCAACGGCGGCATGATCGATATGAGCACCAACAAGATCAGCCCCACCGGCGGCCTGCGTGAAAGAGAAGCGAAAGAAATGGGTATGAAAGCGAACCTGCTGCCGGAAATGGACCTCTCTGCCGCCGCTGCGGCCGTGGAAACGAGCGCCAACACGGGCGGCGACGATACCACGCTGGCGCACGTGCATAACTGGATGCAATGCGTGCGCAAACAGGATATCAAAACAAATGCGCCGATAGAAGCGGCCTATTCGCATTCCATCGCCCTGATCATGGGCACGGCGGCGTACCGCACGGGGCTCAAGGCTACCTTCGACGAGGCGAAGCAGGATGTGATCGTGGGAGGGAAGGTATTTACTTTGTAA
- a CDS encoding sugar phosphate isomerase/epimerase family protein translates to MKRLVFVTISLLSLAIFLQSNAQSGHMPQIGVATSYENDSLLSAAGFNYIEEGARKLFAPSIPDSTYQRTLGRFKKMHLKVPSCNLFLPATVRLVGPTANEEVILGYVDTLMQRAREAGVRIIVFGSAGARQLEPGLDPEQAKQQLIAISRKMAQVAEKYGRIIAIENLNKSEDNFINSLAIVTDIVKAVNHPNFRITADIYHMKREGEAPAAIAAAAPYLVHCHIAEKEGRRAPGTAKDDFVPYLAELKKANYKGNITIECGWKNMSEECRPALAYLRSQLETAYRK, encoded by the coding sequence ATGAAAAGGCTCGTTTTTGTTACTATTTCCCTCCTTTCCCTTGCAATATTCCTGCAATCGAATGCACAGTCCGGGCACATGCCGCAGATCGGTGTGGCGACTTCTTACGAAAACGACAGCCTGTTGAGTGCGGCCGGGTTCAATTACATCGAGGAAGGCGCCCGCAAACTGTTTGCTCCTTCCATTCCCGACAGCACCTATCAGCGTACGCTGGGGCGCTTCAAAAAGATGCACCTGAAAGTGCCGAGCTGCAATCTTTTCCTGCCGGCGACGGTGCGTCTGGTGGGCCCCACGGCCAACGAGGAGGTGATACTGGGGTATGTGGATACGCTGATGCAGCGGGCCCGTGAAGCCGGTGTGCGCATCATCGTGTTCGGCAGCGCCGGTGCGCGCCAGCTGGAGCCGGGCCTCGATCCGGAGCAGGCGAAGCAGCAGCTGATCGCCATTTCCCGGAAAATGGCGCAGGTGGCGGAAAAATACGGCCGCATCATTGCCATCGAGAACCTCAACAAATCGGAGGATAATTTCATCAACAGTCTCGCCATCGTCACCGATATCGTGAAAGCCGTGAACCATCCCAATTTCAGAATCACGGCGGATATCTATCACATGAAGCGGGAAGGAGAGGCGCCGGCCGCCATTGCCGCAGCAGCGCCGTACCTGGTGCATTGCCACATTGCCGAAAAAGAAGGCCGCCGCGCGCCGGGCACGGCGAAAGATGATTTTGTGCCCTACCTGGCGGAGTTAAAAAAGGCCAACTACAAGGGCAATATCACCATCGAGTGCGGCTGGAAAAACATGTCCGAAGAATGCCGTCCCGCGCTGGCCTACCTGCGCAGCCAGCTGGAAACAGCGTACCGCAAATAA
- the pyrF gene encoding orotidine-5'-phosphate decarboxylase, with translation MNRQDLVQLIRERKSYLCIGLDTDIQKIPKHLLSHADPIFAFNKAIIDATKDLCVSYKINTAFYECQGIRGWESLQRTVEYIPDDIFTIADAKRGDIGNTSTYYAKTFFETYGFDSVTVAPYMGRDSVEPFLAFPGKWAIVLGLTSNEGSKDFQQTKIGERFLYEQVMQTTASWGSADNTMFVVGATQSAAVADIRKLLPDHFFLVPGVGAQGGSLKEISEKGLNKDVGLLVNASRAVIYAGNGEDFADDARKAAQAYQREMSQYLV, from the coding sequence ATGAACAGACAGGACTTGGTGCAGCTTATCAGGGAGCGGAAATCTTACCTTTGTATTGGACTGGATACGGACATTCAAAAGATTCCCAAACACCTGTTATCCCACGCAGACCCCATCTTTGCCTTCAACAAGGCGATTATCGACGCCACAAAAGATCTTTGTGTGTCGTACAAGATCAACACGGCATTTTACGAATGCCAGGGCATCCGCGGCTGGGAAAGCTTACAGCGGACGGTGGAATACATTCCGGACGACATCTTTACCATCGCCGACGCCAAACGCGGCGACATCGGCAACACATCGACCTACTACGCAAAAACTTTCTTTGAAACCTACGGTTTCGACTCCGTGACGGTAGCGCCTTACATGGGCCGCGACAGCGTGGAACCTTTCCTCGCTTTCCCCGGCAAATGGGCCATTGTGCTGGGCCTCACTTCCAATGAAGGCAGCAAGGACTTCCAGCAGACCAAAATAGGCGAGCGCTTTTTATATGAGCAGGTAATGCAGACCACTGCATCCTGGGGCAGCGCGGACAATACGATGTTCGTGGTAGGCGCCACCCAGTCCGCCGCAGTGGCCGATATCAGGAAACTCCTGCCCGACCACTTCTTCCTGGTGCCCGGCGTGGGCGCGCAGGGCGGCAGCCTGAAAGAAATCTCCGAAAAGGGGCTGAATAAAGACGTGGGATTGCTGGTCAACGCCAGCCGTGCCGTGATTTATGCCGGCAACGGGGAAGATTTCGCGGACGATGCCCGCAAGGCCGCGCAGGCCTACCAACGGGAAATGTCACAATACCTGGTATAA